In Dyadobacter subterraneus, a single genomic region encodes these proteins:
- a CDS encoding DeoR/GlpR family DNA-binding transcription regulator: protein MIREKRFNFILEKLQNNNEVGFGELSIDLNVSEDTIRRDIDTLAENGLLLKIRGGAIPRSHNPLSFKDRMDHLQDDKEIIALKAQTLIKSGQTIFMDGGTSVYTLVTLLSTDIKLTVITNNTAIIPALSAYTGIELIVLGGHYLKESETIVGYQAIKMVRNFQADLFFMGICALDMQKGVTASYMQEAELKQTMLEHSSTAIALSTFDKLETFEPYRVCPIQSLDYVITEMDSQNERFEPYKKAGIKVL, encoded by the coding sequence ATGATCAGGGAGAAACGTTTTAATTTCATTCTCGAAAAACTGCAAAACAACAATGAAGTTGGATTTGGTGAATTGAGCATCGATTTAAATGTATCTGAAGATACTATCCGAAGAGATATCGACACGCTGGCTGAAAACGGACTTTTACTAAAAATCCGTGGCGGCGCTATCCCACGTTCCCACAATCCTCTTTCTTTCAAGGATCGTATGGATCATTTACAGGACGACAAGGAAATTATAGCTTTGAAAGCACAAACCTTAATCAAATCAGGCCAAACCATATTTATGGATGGCGGTACTTCTGTTTATACACTTGTAACACTGCTTTCAACCGATATAAAACTGACCGTCATTACGAATAACACCGCCATTATACCTGCTCTTTCCGCTTATACCGGGATTGAACTTATTGTTTTGGGCGGACATTATTTGAAAGAATCGGAAACCATTGTCGGATATCAGGCCATTAAAATGGTCCGGAACTTTCAGGCAGATCTTTTCTTTATGGGCATCTGTGCACTGGATATGCAAAAAGGCGTTACGGCCAGTTATATGCAGGAAGCCGAGCTCAAACAAACCATGCTTGAACATTCTTCCACAGCCATAGCGCTCAGTACTTTTGATAAACTTGAAACATTTGAACCCTATCGCGTTTGCCCTATCCAGTCACTGGATTACGTCATTACGGAAATGGATTCTCAGAATGAAAGATTTGAACCATATAAAAAAGCCGGGATTAAAGTATTATAA
- a CDS encoding SRPBCC family protein: MRNQLEANQTNQNDKGCISGVGGSWIYTMAGPDDSRHWARVDYLSIDLNKSFKASDCFCDENGIANNDMSGMHRKNEFLPDVAGTKEHVEITFADLSNLEKILAMGFESGFTSALTNLEDILNN, from the coding sequence TTGCGCAACCAATTGGAAGCAAATCAAACAAATCAGAATGATAAGGGATGTATTTCAGGCGTTGGAGGAAGTTGGATTTATACCATGGCCGGGCCTGATGATTCCAGACATTGGGCAAGAGTTGATTATCTGAGTATTGACCTTAACAAAAGTTTTAAAGCATCGGATTGCTTTTGTGATGAAAACGGTATTGCCAACAACGACATGTCAGGCATGCATCGGAAAAATGAATTTCTGCCAGATGTAGCCGGAACGAAAGAACATGTCGAAATTACTTTCGCAGATTTGTCCAATTTGGAAAAAATACTTGCAATGGGTTTCGAATCAGGATTTACTTCCGCACTTACCAACCTTGAAGATATCCTGAATAATTAA
- a CDS encoding glycoside hydrolase family 32 protein, which produces MYKIKFLYAALLIITFKTYTQSQTPTPQWRPQYHFSAPANWINDPNGLLYLHGEYHLYYQYNPFENQWGHMSWGHATSKDLVHWKNLPVAIPELITKDTTTMIFSGSAVWDKNNTSGLGKGQGPVVAFYTGHLPKQKKQAQYMAFSNDQGATYTNYHKNPVVDINYEDFRDPGVFWHESSEQWVMVVSLVKDMAVRFYGSKDLKNWQHLSDFGKQGWTKNDWECPFIVPLAVDGDPKNTKWVMMISSGGPRGPLIQYFIGDFDGRTFKNDNTADVVLTSDYGDSFYAAIPWNNAPDNKKILLGWLQPGRKETFPWKGQMSIPRDLSLKTTPEGIRLVQSVSSVISSNLATLSSGRHVNKNLTVGATEIRLDESKRFNTNSNWIEADFFVGQAGKCGFKIAQLRDASGKVIKEIEIGYDAKSSELYVDCTKSEKGVKDDRNLIQKASIKPENGKIKIRVLLDKSSLEVFGNGGEKVITTMIFPDEKATGISIFSQAKNLSVEDLNIWDLSKK; this is translated from the coding sequence ATGTATAAAATAAAATTCCTTTATGCGGCTTTGCTTATAATAACTTTCAAAACTTATACGCAGTCGCAAACTCCAACGCCGCAGTGGAGGCCTCAATATCATTTCAGTGCCCCGGCCAACTGGATCAATGATCCTAATGGTCTGCTTTATCTCCACGGTGAATACCATCTTTACTATCAATATAATCCTTTTGAAAATCAATGGGGTCATATGAGCTGGGGCCATGCAACCAGTAAAGATCTGGTTCACTGGAAAAATCTGCCCGTTGCCATACCGGAATTAATTACAAAAGATACCACAACCATGATTTTTTCGGGTTCAGCAGTTTGGGATAAAAATAACACAAGCGGACTTGGAAAAGGGCAGGGACCTGTCGTAGCTTTTTACACCGGACATTTGCCAAAACAAAAGAAGCAGGCTCAATACATGGCTTTCAGCAATGACCAGGGAGCAACTTATACGAATTATCACAAAAATCCGGTCGTTGATATCAACTATGAGGATTTTCGGGACCCGGGTGTTTTCTGGCATGAGAGCAGCGAACAATGGGTGATGGTTGTCTCGCTGGTAAAAGATATGGCGGTACGGTTTTACGGTTCAAAAGATCTTAAAAACTGGCAGCATCTCAGCGATTTCGGTAAGCAGGGCTGGACTAAAAATGATTGGGAATGTCCGTTCATTGTGCCGCTCGCTGTTGATGGAGATCCAAAAAATACCAAATGGGTGATGATGATTTCTTCGGGAGGGCCAAGAGGTCCTTTGATCCAGTATTTTATCGGAGATTTTGACGGCAGGACTTTCAAAAATGACAATACCGCAGATGTTGTTCTTACCAGTGATTATGGCGATTCATTTTACGCTGCTATACCCTGGAATAATGCACCCGACAATAAAAAGATACTTTTAGGCTGGTTGCAGCCGGGTAGAAAAGAAACTTTTCCATGGAAAGGACAAATGTCGATACCCCGTGATCTGTCACTGAAAACAACCCCGGAAGGTATCAGACTTGTTCAATCCGTTTCATCGGTTATTAGCAGTAATCTGGCAACACTTTCTTCGGGAAGGCATGTGAATAAAAATCTGACTGTCGGTGCCACGGAAATCCGGCTGGATGAATCCAAACGGTTTAATACAAACAGCAACTGGATTGAGGCGGATTTTTTTGTTGGGCAAGCAGGTAAATGCGGTTTTAAAATTGCTCAGTTACGAGATGCTTCCGGTAAGGTTATCAAGGAAATTGAAATAGGATATGACGCCAAAAGCAGCGAACTGTATGTTGATTGTACCAAATCTGAAAAGGGTGTGAAGGACGACCGCAATCTCATTCAAAAAGCTTCAATCAAACCTGAAAATGGTAAAATCAAAATACGGGTTCTTTTGGATAAATCTTCGCTGGAAGTATTTGGTAATGGTGGTGAGAAAGTGATTACGACAATGATTTTTCCGGATGAAAAGGCAACCGGAATATCCATATTTTCACAAGCTAAAAATCTGTCAGTCGAAGACCTTAATATTTGGGATTTAAGCAAAAAATAA
- the xth gene encoding exodeoxyribonuclease III — protein sequence MIIATYNVNGVNGRLPVLLRWLQEKQPDVVCLQELKAPQEKFPEKEINDAGYHAIWHGQKSWNGVAILSRGAEPQEVRRGLPGNDEDDQSRYMEAIVNGILIGCLYLPNGNPSPGPKFDYKLRWFDRLHAHADYLLKENVPVVLAGDYNVIPTGLDAYKPERWVEDALFRPETRAAYKSLVDQGWIDALRHLYPDEVIYTFWDYFRKAYDRNAGLRIDHFLLSPQILDRLVTAGVDKDVRGWEKTSDHAPVWIELR from the coding sequence ATGATCATAGCTACCTACAATGTAAATGGCGTGAACGGGCGATTGCCGGTACTATTGCGCTGGCTTCAGGAAAAACAACCTGATGTTGTTTGTTTGCAGGAATTGAAGGCGCCGCAGGAAAAGTTTCCGGAAAAGGAAATTAATGATGCCGGTTATCATGCAATCTGGCACGGACAAAAAAGCTGGAATGGCGTAGCGATTCTTTCACGAGGGGCTGAACCGCAAGAAGTTCGGAGAGGTTTGCCGGGCAACGACGAAGATGATCAGAGCCGATACATGGAAGCAATAGTCAACGGAATTTTGATTGGCTGTCTGTATCTTCCCAATGGAAACCCGTCTCCCGGACCAAAGTTTGATTACAAGCTGAGATGGTTTGATCGTCTGCATGCCCATGCAGATTATCTCCTTAAAGAAAATGTTCCGGTAGTTTTGGCAGGAGATTATAACGTAATTCCAACCGGATTAGACGCTTACAAACCTGAACGCTGGGTGGAGGATGCATTATTTCGACCGGAAACCAGAGCAGCTTATAAGTCGCTTGTGGATCAGGGATGGATAGATGCGCTAAGGCATCTCTACCCTGATGAGGTGATTTATACTTTCTGGGATTATTTCAGAAAAGCATATGATAGAAATGCGGGACTTCGGATTGACCATTTTCTTTTAAGTCCGCAGATTTTGGATCGTTTGGTTACGGCTGGTGTAGATAAGGATGTTCGTGGTTGGGAAAAGACCAGTGACCACGCTCCGGTCTGGATTGAGTTGAGATGA
- a CDS encoding inositol-3-phosphate synthase yields MQNQAGKIKVAILGVGNCASSLVQGVEYYTTFSDKKSGLMADDIGGYKAEHIEFVCGFDIDDRKIGLPLSQAIFARPNCTIVLNSDIKSQALVYRSPVIDGVSPQMAAYPVENRFVIKDGLSTTDILIDSQRYDPHLVASIRKEIVQHLKDHQAEVLINYLPVGSQLATEFYAEICLELGISLVNCIPVFIASDPVWEQKFIDAGIPIIGDDMRSQFGASIVSQMLQELAFERGHHVKAHIQRNVGGNTDFLNMEDKNRLKSKKISKENVIRAQNDIRGISTNDSFLHAGPSEYIAYYGDNKVANFRLELEGFMGAPVVFDAQLSVQDSPNSAGVVIDAIRYVYVARELGLVGALRGPSASTQKTPPQQMMFSDAIFECHALAKRELTESTKKQLKKQVALAI; encoded by the coding sequence ATGCAGAATCAAGCTGGAAAAATTAAAGTTGCAATTTTGGGCGTAGGTAACTGCGCAAGTTCTCTGGTGCAGGGCGTTGAATATTACACCACATTTTCTGACAAAAAATCCGGCCTTATGGCGGACGATATCGGTGGTTATAAAGCAGAGCATATTGAGTTTGTTTGTGGTTTTGATATCGACGATAGAAAAATCGGGCTTCCACTGAGTCAGGCCATTTTTGCCAGGCCAAATTGTACGATCGTTTTAAATTCCGACATCAAATCGCAGGCGCTAGTTTATCGATCGCCGGTCATCGACGGGGTTTCACCACAAATGGCTGCTTATCCCGTAGAAAACCGGTTTGTAATAAAAGATGGCCTTTCAACAACTGATATTTTGATTGATTCGCAGCGCTATGATCCTCATCTGGTGGCATCAATCAGGAAAGAAATTGTTCAGCATTTAAAAGATCATCAGGCCGAAGTACTAATCAATTACCTGCCCGTTGGATCGCAGCTTGCCACCGAATTTTATGCGGAGATTTGTCTTGAACTGGGGATTTCGCTTGTAAACTGTATTCCTGTTTTCATCGCATCCGATCCGGTTTGGGAGCAAAAATTTATAGATGCAGGAATACCAATTATTGGTGACGATATGAGAAGTCAGTTCGGTGCCAGTATCGTTTCGCAGATGTTGCAGGAACTGGCCTTCGAACGCGGACATCATGTAAAAGCGCACATTCAGAGAAATGTAGGCGGAAATACCGATTTTCTTAATATGGAAGATAAAAACCGTCTTAAATCCAAAAAGATTTCAAAGGAAAACGTCATCCGTGCGCAGAATGACATCCGGGGGATTTCTACAAACGACAGCTTCCTGCACGCCGGACCTTCTGAATATATTGCTTATTATGGCGATAATAAGGTTGCCAATTTCCGGTTGGAGCTGGAAGGATTTATGGGCGCACCTGTCGTTTTTGATGCGCAGCTGTCGGTGCAGGATTCTCCTAATTCGGCTGGTGTGGTCATTGATGCGATCCGTTATGTATACGTGGCGAGGGAACTTGGTTTGGTTGGAGCATTAAGAGGCCCATCCGCATCGACTCAAAAAACGCCGCCACAGCAAATGATGTTTAGCGATGCAATTTTCGAATGCCACGCTTTGGCTAAACGTGAGCTCACAGAATCCACAAAAAAACAGTTGAAGAAACAAGTAGCCTTAGCGATTTAA
- a CDS encoding glycoside hydrolase family 2 TIM barrel-domain containing protein — MPKITAPLKEQSWFIKKTGVLLLICFISVKVFSQTTQNRTRSFDSDWYFLKDSTIEAQKSELDHKSWRKLDLPHDWSIEDLPNQNQENVKGPFSKTSVGATATGYTVGGTGWYRKTFRISSSEKDKNVSVHFDGVYMESDVWLNGHHLGYHPNGYTPFDYDLTRYLSPAGQDNIMAVRVKNIGRNSRWYTGSGIYRHAWLNVTDAVHIAPMGISITTPEVSSAQAKTQIVTKINGLKGKNLPILLETILTGANGKIIARSQKKIDLSPSGQTENSQFITVVNPKKWSPETPFLYKAKIVLISGKNRIDSLTTQFGIRSISFDAKQGFVLNGKRVMLKGGCVHHDNGPLGAVAIDRAEERKVELLKANGFNAVRTSHNPPSTAFLDACDRLGLLVIDEAFDMWQRPKNPQDYHRFFDEYWQKDLEAMIVRDRNHPSVILWSIGNEINERADSSGLVITKKLADFAHQLDATRPVTEALCVFWEHPGKTWKDSDRAFALLDVGGYNYEWKNYESDHLRNPERIILGTETFAKEAFENWRMVEKHPYIIGDFVWTAMDYMGETAIGHTLYQPESEKDSTRAVLPWPWFNAWCGDMDLTGIKKPQSYYRDVVWRNQACTMAVHAPIAKGMKETVTNWGWPDEHQSWSWAGQEGQLFQVRVFSRSPLVRLELNGKLVGEKNMTDTSIVAVFTIPYQPGTLKATSYENGKVTGFFELVTAGKPTHLRLVADRSVLNADRNDLSYVTVEVVDDNGRVVPSATVPVSFEMSGAGTLAGIGSGNPTDLSSFQGTEKSTFNGRCMAIARPNGVSGSITLKAKTPGLKSAEVILTVK; from the coding sequence ATGCCTAAAATTACTGCGCCTTTAAAAGAGCAATCCTGGTTTATAAAAAAAACGGGAGTGCTGCTTTTGATATGTTTTATTTCTGTAAAAGTATTTTCCCAAACGACACAAAATAGAACCCGTTCTTTTGATTCGGATTGGTATTTTTTGAAAGACAGTACTATTGAGGCGCAAAAGTCTGAATTGGATCATAAATCGTGGCGGAAACTGGATCTTCCACATGACTGGAGTATTGAAGATTTGCCAAATCAAAACCAGGAAAATGTAAAAGGGCCCTTTTCAAAAACCAGTGTTGGAGCAACGGCTACGGGTTACACGGTCGGTGGAACGGGATGGTATAGAAAGACTTTCAGGATCAGTTCTTCTGAAAAAGACAAAAATGTTTCCGTCCATTTTGACGGCGTTTATATGGAATCAGATGTTTGGCTCAACGGTCATCATTTAGGATATCATCCCAATGGTTATACACCTTTTGATTACGATCTGACCAGATATCTTTCTCCGGCCGGGCAAGATAATATCATGGCCGTTCGTGTTAAAAATATTGGAAGAAATAGCCGCTGGTACACCGGTTCAGGAATTTACCGGCATGCTTGGCTGAATGTTACCGATGCTGTGCATATTGCTCCGATGGGCATATCAATAACAACACCAGAGGTTTCATCAGCACAGGCAAAAACACAAATAGTCACCAAAATTAACGGTTTAAAGGGAAAGAATTTACCAATTTTGTTGGAAACCATACTTACAGGAGCAAATGGGAAGATCATTGCTCGAAGTCAAAAAAAGATTGACCTTTCACCGTCAGGCCAAACGGAGAACTCACAGTTTATAACCGTAGTAAATCCAAAAAAATGGTCGCCGGAAACTCCGTTTTTGTATAAAGCAAAAATTGTTCTGATTTCGGGTAAAAACCGGATTGACAGCCTGACGACACAATTTGGAATTCGTTCGATCAGTTTTGATGCAAAACAGGGTTTCGTACTTAACGGCAAAAGAGTTATGCTGAAAGGCGGTTGCGTGCATCACGATAACGGACCGTTGGGAGCAGTCGCAATTGACCGGGCAGAGGAACGAAAAGTGGAATTGTTGAAGGCAAACGGATTCAACGCGGTTCGAACAAGCCACAACCCACCTTCGACTGCATTTCTGGATGCCTGCGACAGACTGGGATTATTGGTGATCGACGAGGCGTTTGACATGTGGCAAAGACCAAAAAATCCCCAGGATTATCATCGCTTTTTTGATGAATACTGGCAAAAAGATTTAGAAGCGATGATCGTTCGGGATCGCAATCATCCCTCTGTTATTCTTTGGAGTATTGGAAATGAAATCAATGAACGTGCCGATTCTTCCGGGTTGGTTATTACCAAAAAACTTGCAGATTTCGCACATCAACTGGATGCAACGAGACCTGTAACCGAGGCGTTATGTGTTTTTTGGGAGCATCCCGGCAAAACCTGGAAAGATTCTGATCGGGCTTTTGCCCTGCTGGATGTTGGCGGTTACAACTATGAATGGAAAAACTACGAATCAGATCATCTCCGTAATCCTGAGCGTATAATTCTGGGTACGGAAACTTTTGCAAAAGAAGCATTTGAAAACTGGCGAATGGTTGAAAAACATCCTTATATCATTGGTGATTTTGTCTGGACGGCCATGGATTATATGGGTGAAACAGCAATTGGTCACACGCTTTATCAGCCTGAATCTGAAAAGGATAGTACAAGAGCAGTTTTGCCCTGGCCATGGTTTAATGCCTGGTGCGGAGATATGGATCTGACAGGCATCAAAAAACCGCAGTCTTATTATCGTGATGTAGTCTGGCGCAATCAGGCTTGTACTATGGCTGTTCATGCACCGATTGCCAAAGGAATGAAGGAAACAGTCACGAATTGGGGTTGGCCTGACGAACACCAAAGCTGGTCCTGGGCGGGGCAGGAGGGGCAGCTTTTTCAGGTTCGTGTTTTTAGCCGAAGTCCGTTAGTCAGACTGGAATTAAACGGAAAGTTAGTTGGTGAAAAAAATATGACGGATACTTCGATAGTTGCTGTTTTTACGATCCCTTATCAACCTGGAACACTTAAAGCAACCAGCTATGAAAATGGCAAAGTAACAGGATTTTTTGAGCTGGTAACCGCCGGTAAACCAACTCATTTGAGACTGGTGGCAGACCGGTCGGTGCTAAATGCAGATCGTAATGACTTATCCTATGTCACCGTTGAAGTGGTTGATGATAATGGCCGGGTTGTTCCTTCGGCGACTGTGCCAGTTTCATTTGAAATGAGCGGTGCAGGTACACTGGCTGGAATTGGCAGCGGTAATCCAACCGATTTGAGCAGCTTTCAAGGGACCGAAAAGTCAACTTTTAATGGAAGATGTATGGCCATCGCCCGCCCAAACGGAGTATCCGGTTCCATTACCTTAAAAGCCAAAACGCCGGGTCTAAAATCCGCTGAGGTAATTTTAACGGTTAAATAA
- a CDS encoding MOSC domain-containing protein, with protein sequence MRLSEIWIYPVKSLGGIRQTQAQVEEKGLQYDRRWMIVDENGKFLTQRVNAKMALLDVAIHAEGLVIFHRFQADDQVLVPFEAISNQTIQVKVWDDVVLARTICDQADLWLSTQLGKNVRIVEMSEQTQRNMDSAYSGKVALVSFADDFPYLLISEGSLQDLNSRLDHPVIMKRFRPNFVISGTEPFAEDFWQKVRIGQVEFIVAKPCERCVLVTIDPITGQKGSEPLKTLAKYRKVDKNIFFGQNLVSLQNGLVREGDELVITLS encoded by the coding sequence ATGAGGTTATCTGAAATATGGATTTATCCGGTAAAATCGCTCGGCGGAATCCGTCAGACCCAGGCACAGGTTGAAGAAAAAGGTTTGCAATATGACCGGCGCTGGATGATTGTGGATGAAAATGGTAAATTTTTAACCCAACGTGTAAATGCAAAAATGGCTTTGCTTGATGTCGCAATTCATGCAGAAGGCCTTGTAATTTTTCACCGTTTTCAGGCCGACGATCAGGTTTTGGTACCTTTCGAAGCAATTTCCAATCAGACAATTCAGGTAAAAGTTTGGGACGATGTGGTGCTCGCCCGAACGATTTGTGATCAGGCCGATCTTTGGTTAAGTACTCAGCTTGGAAAAAATGTCAGGATTGTTGAAATGTCGGAGCAGACACAGAGAAACATGGATTCCGCTTATTCCGGCAAAGTGGCGCTGGTTAGTTTTGCCGATGATTTCCCGTATCTATTAATTTCAGAAGGCTCGCTGCAAGATCTCAACAGCAGACTTGATCATCCGGTAATCATGAAACGTTTCCGGCCAAATTTTGTCATTTCAGGAACCGAACCATTTGCAGAAGATTTCTGGCAAAAGGTCAGAATCGGACAGGTTGAATTTATTGTTGCCAAACCCTGCGAACGTTGTGTTTTGGTAACTATCGATCCAATAACAGGTCAGAAAGGCTCCGAACCTTTAAAAACGCTTGCTAAGTACCGGAAGGTTGACAAAAATATTTTTTTCGGGCAAAATCTTGTGAGTCTGCAAAACGGGCTAGTGCGTGAAGGTGACGAGCTAGTTATTACTCTATCCTGA
- a CDS encoding Hsp20/alpha crystallin family protein translates to MFNQQTTTDSQNQQGFGPGHHRCGGPFRKFANKFGGKSPWDNVFNGSFGNRKAVNIEEKESSFIISLYAAGLVKSNFKISFTGDVLNIAYAAPKEDGASQSTYTYQEYQPGSFERSFQLNGKVLTDNISASYTDGVLVITLPKNPETNKPGQEINVN, encoded by the coding sequence ATGTTTAATCAACAAACAACAACAGATTCACAGAATCAACAAGGATTTGGCCCGGGACATCACAGATGCGGCGGTCCTTTCAGAAAATTTGCAAACAAATTTGGTGGTAAATCACCTTGGGACAATGTTTTTAACGGTTCGTTTGGAAATCGCAAAGCCGTCAATATTGAAGAGAAGGAATCATCTTTTATCATTTCGCTTTATGCTGCGGGACTTGTAAAGAGCAATTTCAAAATATCGTTTACAGGTGATGTGCTCAATATTGCATATGCTGCGCCTAAGGAAGATGGCGCCAGCCAAAGTACCTATACTTACCAGGAATATCAGCCAGGCTCTTTTGAACGTTCGTTTCAACTGAACGGCAAAGTGCTGACCGATAATATTAGTGCATCTTATACGGATGGTGTACTGGTTATCACACTTCCGAAAAATCCTGAAACTAACAAACCTGGTCAGGAAATAAATGTGAATTAA
- a CDS encoding MFS transporter, whose protein sequence is MENQEIIHDKRVKAARRASLLIFLVCGIGLSSWAPMVPFAKINLGLDDAALGLVLLSLGAGAILTMPFTGFFINKFGSRKVMLVAAVMIAIALPLLLLTNSAWELAAVLFIFGASIGSIDVAMNSHAVLVQEKYGRHIMSSFHGMFSLGGLAGSIGLGFLIKMGLSPSVAAVSISVMLVVIAGSQYQYLFAKAEEKSVDSFSFSLPTGPVVALGLMCFVFFLAEGALLDWSAVFLQFNRNFEPSMAGLGYAVFSVSMAVMRLTGDKIIHKIGSSKVVLYGALIAASGYFIAVFIPWPGAALIGFALVGLGAANVVPVFFTAAGNIPGIAPSVSLPAVTTLGYMGQLAGPAMIGFIAEAFSLPIALGFVGVLLLIVAFTYKESKS, encoded by the coding sequence ATGGAAAACCAGGAAATTATTCACGATAAAAGAGTCAAAGCTGCGAGAAGAGCTAGTTTATTAATTTTTCTTGTCTGCGGAATCGGGCTTTCAAGCTGGGCACCGATGGTACCTTTTGCCAAAATCAATCTCGGACTTGATGATGCCGCGTTAGGGCTCGTGTTACTTTCACTGGGAGCCGGCGCCATATTGACGATGCCTTTCACAGGTTTTTTTATAAATAAATTCGGAAGCAGAAAAGTAATGCTGGTAGCCGCGGTTATGATTGCCATAGCGCTTCCGCTGCTGCTTTTGACAAACTCTGCCTGGGAGCTGGCAGCAGTTCTTTTCATTTTTGGAGCATCCATCGGCTCCATTGATGTGGCGATGAATTCACACGCAGTTTTGGTACAGGAAAAATACGGCCGGCATATTATGTCGTCTTTTCATGGGATGTTTAGTCTGGGCGGCCTTGCTGGTTCTATCGGGCTTGGTTTTTTAATCAAAATGGGCCTTTCGCCTTCTGTGGCTGCTGTGAGCATATCGGTTATGCTAGTCGTTATTGCAGGTAGTCAGTATCAATATCTTTTTGCCAAGGCTGAGGAAAAAAGTGTGGATTCCTTTTCGTTTAGTTTACCCACAGGGCCTGTCGTAGCGCTTGGATTGATGTGTTTTGTTTTCTTCCTGGCCGAGGGTGCTCTATTAGACTGGAGTGCGGTTTTTCTTCAATTCAACAGGAATTTTGAACCTTCGATGGCCGGATTGGGATATGCCGTTTTTTCTGTTTCCATGGCCGTAATGCGACTAACAGGTGATAAAATTATTCATAAAATCGGTTCATCAAAAGTGGTTTTGTATGGTGCGCTGATCGCGGCTTCGGGTTATTTTATAGCTGTTTTCATTCCATGGCCAGGTGCAGCGCTGATCGGTTTTGCATTGGTTGGACTCGGTGCAGCCAATGTGGTTCCCGTCTTTTTTACGGCTGCCGGAAATATTCCTGGTATCGCTCCATCCGTCTCCTTGCCTGCTGTAACAACACTGGGGTATATGGGACAACTGGCAGGGCCAGCCATGATCGGATTTATTGCCGAGGCTTTTTCTCTTCCCATTGCGCTTGGCTTTGTCGGTGTATTGCTTTTGATTGTGGCTTTTACTTATAAAGAAAGTAAAAGTTAA
- a CDS encoding response regulator, protein MGEIEIYLADDDEDDRLFLKEAINLIIPGTTIIEATDGQNLVDLISFKSGNLTLILVDMNMPRLNGLEAISIIKSQPELKNIPTLMVSTSQDAALRKQAYQLGISTFITKPTTMDGYENIARGIKICFVDQFISGLDSSI, encoded by the coding sequence ATGGGGGAAATTGAAATTTATTTGGCAGATGATGATGAAGATGACCGCTTGTTTTTAAAAGAAGCAATTAATTTAATTATTCCCGGAACCACCATCATTGAGGCTACGGATGGTCAGAATCTTGTTGACCTGATCAGCTTCAAAAGTGGAAACCTGACTTTAATTCTTGTTGATATGAATATGCCCCGACTCAACGGTCTGGAAGCGATCAGCATTATTAAATCCCAACCAGAACTCAAAAATATTCCCACGCTTATGGTTTCAACTTCTCAGGATGCGGCACTGAGAAAACAAGCATACCAGTTAGGAATCAGCACCTTTATCACAAAACCCACGACAATGGATGGCTACGAAAACATTGCCCGTGGAATTAAAATTTGTTTTGTGGACCAGTTTATTTCCGGTTTGGATTCTTCCATTTAA